In one Bradyrhizobium cosmicum genomic region, the following are encoded:
- a CDS encoding Fur family transcriptional regulator, whose product MTLAKPAFPAPDHDHGRCTADALSHAEAVCEQRAQKFTPIRRQVLGALLSSHRPLGAYEVIDELAKSMARPAPITVYRALDFLIANGLVHRIESRNAYLACAAHDHDSTSAVAFLICERCGLVGEIPSASFAKDLNAAARSSGFAPKLSVVEITGVCTHCQKTS is encoded by the coding sequence ATGACCCTCGCCAAGCCGGCCTTTCCCGCGCCCGACCACGATCACGGCCGCTGCACTGCGGACGCGCTGTCGCATGCCGAGGCGGTTTGTGAGCAGCGTGCGCAGAAATTCACGCCGATCCGCCGCCAAGTGCTGGGGGCTCTGTTGTCGAGCCATCGTCCGCTCGGCGCCTATGAGGTGATCGACGAACTCGCCAAGTCGATGGCGCGGCCAGCGCCGATCACGGTCTACCGCGCTCTCGATTTTTTGATCGCCAACGGCCTCGTGCACCGCATCGAGAGCCGCAACGCCTATCTCGCTTGCGCCGCCCACGACCATGATTCGACCTCTGCAGTCGCTTTCCTGATCTGCGAGCGCTGCGGCCTGGTCGGCGAAATTCCATCAGCCTCGTTCGCGAAAGACCTCAACGCCGCCGCGCGCAGCTCGGGCTTTGCGCCAAAATTGTCCGTGGTCGAGATCACGGGCGTCTGCACCCATTGTCAGAAAACGTCTTAA
- a CDS encoding MarR family winged helix-turn-helix transcriptional regulator, whose amino-acid sequence MTRGSVDQNFLFTLGELYRLLRVYADKEASRFGITRAQWAVLAKVERSEGMKQSELAELLEMQPITLTRLIDKLCDSDWIERRNDASDRRVKRLYLKKAGRTLLGRMSGLKSELTANALEGISPADAHRLLTQLETIKENVRHAIQASGAEQARKEQRYG is encoded by the coding sequence ATGACCCGCGGGTCCGTCGACCAGAACTTCCTGTTCACGCTCGGTGAGCTCTACCGGTTGCTCCGCGTCTACGCCGACAAGGAGGCCTCGCGCTTCGGCATTACCCGCGCCCAGTGGGCGGTGCTGGCCAAGGTCGAGCGCAGCGAGGGCATGAAGCAGTCGGAACTGGCCGAACTGCTCGAGATGCAGCCGATCACGCTGACGCGGCTGATCGACAAGCTCTGCGACAGCGACTGGATCGAGCGCCGCAACGACGCTTCGGACCGCCGCGTCAAGCGGCTCTATCTGAAGAAGGCCGGCCGCACCTTGCTCGGCAGGATGAGCGGCCTGAAGTCGGAGCTGACGGCAAACGCGCTCGAGGGCATCAGCCCGGCGGACGCCCACCGCCTCCTCACCCAACTCGAAACCATCAAGGAAAACGTGCGTCACGCGATCCAGGCATCCGGAGCGGAACAGGCACGGAAGGAGCAGCGCTATGGCTGA
- a CDS encoding HlyD family secretion protein, translating to MADQVLKFQPEQKSDSGKPTKKAGTNPRRRLLAGLRRYRRFLLMVVLPVIVAIGGITFYLNGGRYVGTDDAYVGAQKVLVTPDISGKIEKVVVREGQIVKQGDELFEIDPVPFRLAVDEAKAQVMQAQSTYDNLRANIKIYGDMLNLAQQGVDLKQRDVERKQALVKNNYGSQLDLDNAANALVTSGSIAQYVKQQISTAKTQLLGDSDLPLEKFPPYAQAKSKLDNAERNLDHAVVRAPMGGVATQVEQIQLGRYVTAGTPVFSIIDVAHPWVDANPKESDLTYVTEGQPVTLEVDAFPNHIFKGKIGSLSPGTGAQFAILPPQNATGNFVKVVQRVPIRIYFDETDKYVRKLKAGMSVYATIDTGHKRSLAGLFGLSATASQDKDQDKD from the coding sequence ATGGCTGATCAGGTCCTCAAGTTCCAGCCCGAGCAGAAGAGCGACAGCGGCAAGCCCACCAAGAAGGCCGGCACCAACCCGCGCCGCCGCCTGCTGGCCGGTCTGCGCCGCTACCGCCGGTTCCTGCTGATGGTGGTGCTGCCCGTCATCGTCGCCATCGGCGGCATCACCTTCTATCTCAATGGCGGCCGCTATGTCGGCACTGACGACGCCTATGTCGGCGCGCAGAAGGTGCTGGTGACACCCGACATCTCCGGCAAGATCGAGAAGGTCGTCGTGAGGGAGGGCCAGATCGTCAAGCAGGGCGACGAGCTGTTCGAGATCGATCCCGTGCCGTTCCGCCTCGCGGTCGACGAGGCCAAAGCGCAGGTCATGCAGGCGCAATCGACCTATGACAATCTTCGCGCCAACATCAAGATCTATGGCGACATGCTCAACCTCGCGCAGCAAGGCGTCGACCTGAAGCAGCGCGACGTCGAGCGCAAGCAGGCGCTCGTGAAGAACAACTACGGCTCGCAGCTCGACCTGGACAACGCCGCGAACGCGCTGGTGACATCGGGCTCGATCGCGCAATACGTGAAGCAGCAGATCTCGACGGCCAAGACGCAGCTGCTCGGCGACAGCGACCTGCCGCTGGAGAAATTCCCGCCTTACGCCCAGGCCAAATCCAAGCTCGACAACGCCGAGCGCAATCTCGACCACGCCGTGGTGCGCGCGCCGATGGGCGGCGTGGCAACGCAGGTCGAGCAGATCCAGCTCGGCCGCTACGTCACCGCCGGCACGCCGGTGTTCTCCATCATCGACGTCGCCCATCCCTGGGTCGATGCCAATCCAAAGGAGAGCGATCTCACCTACGTCACCGAAGGCCAGCCCGTCACGCTCGAGGTCGATGCGTTCCCGAACCATATCTTCAAGGGCAAGATCGGTTCGCTCTCGCCCGGCACCGGTGCACAATTCGCGATCCTGCCGCCGCAGAACGCCACCGGCAATTTCGTCAAGGTGGTGCAGCGCGTGCCGATCCGCATCTATTTCGACGAGACCGACAAATATGTCCGGAAGCTGAAGGCCGGCATGAGCGTCTATGCCACCATCGACACCGGCCACAAGCGCTCGCTCGCCGGTCTGTTCGGCTTGTCGGCGACGGCGAGCCAAGACAAAGATCAGGACAAGGACTGA
- a CDS encoding MDR family MFS transporter, which translates to MAESNPALMVPGLRRNMVTICAMTATIMQALDTTIANVALPYMQGTLSASQDQINWVLTSYIVAAAIMTAPVGWISNRFGRKRIFIICAAGFTLASVLCGLAQDINQMVLFRLLQGVFGAALVPLSQSVMLDYYTLQERAKAMSIWGMGVMMGPIMGPSLGAWLTESYSWHWVFFVNIPFGAITVLGLSVFMDETKQDTDLKFDWFGFAALAIGIGALQLALDRGEQLDWFESVEIVTEFVISGVAFYYFFAHSFTTTRPFIQFALFKDRNFLTGCIFMTVMGLVLYSTMALASPYLQNVIGYPIMTAGGLLASRGFGTFFAMMMVGRIMRWIEARTLIICGLGLTAASLFQMTGWTDQTQVPEIVVVSVIQGFGFGLVFVPLSTVAFLTLPNHLRTDGTSMLTLLRNVASSVGISIVIAQLTQGTRRTYAILSEHINPFNHALQMPDVRGMINLSSDAGRAMADRMVSVQAQIIAFAHDYMLVMVFILCTIPLALMIGSTKATLRKQSAGPEHAVME; encoded by the coding sequence ATGGCGGAGTCCAATCCCGCCCTCATGGTCCCCGGCCTGCGCCGGAACATGGTGACGATCTGCGCCATGACCGCGACCATCATGCAGGCGCTGGACACCACCATCGCCAACGTTGCGCTACCCTACATGCAGGGCACGTTGTCGGCCTCGCAGGACCAGATCAACTGGGTGCTGACGTCCTACATCGTCGCCGCCGCGATCATGACGGCGCCGGTGGGCTGGATCTCGAACCGCTTTGGGCGCAAGCGCATTTTCATCATCTGCGCGGCCGGCTTCACCTTGGCCTCCGTGCTGTGCGGCCTCGCGCAGGACATCAACCAGATGGTGCTGTTCCGACTGCTGCAGGGCGTGTTCGGCGCCGCGCTGGTGCCGCTGTCGCAGTCGGTCATGCTCGACTATTACACGCTCCAGGAGCGCGCCAAGGCGATGTCGATCTGGGGTATGGGCGTGATGATGGGTCCGATCATGGGGCCGTCGCTGGGCGCGTGGCTGACCGAAAGCTATTCCTGGCACTGGGTATTCTTCGTCAACATTCCATTCGGTGCGATCACCGTGCTCGGACTCAGCGTCTTCATGGACGAGACCAAGCAAGACACCGACCTCAAATTCGACTGGTTCGGCTTCGCCGCGCTGGCGATCGGGATCGGCGCACTCCAGCTTGCGCTCGATCGCGGCGAGCAGCTCGACTGGTTCGAGTCGGTCGAGATCGTGACAGAGTTCGTGATCTCGGGCGTCGCCTTCTATTACTTCTTCGCCCATTCCTTCACGACCACGCGTCCCTTCATCCAGTTCGCCCTGTTCAAGGACCGCAACTTCCTCACCGGCTGCATCTTCATGACGGTGATGGGGCTCGTGCTGTACTCGACCATGGCGCTGGCCTCGCCCTATCTGCAAAACGTCATCGGCTATCCCATCATGACCGCCGGCGGGCTGCTCGCGAGTCGCGGCTTCGGCACCTTCTTCGCGATGATGATGGTCGGACGCATCATGCGCTGGATCGAGGCGCGCACGCTGATCATCTGCGGCCTCGGGCTGACCGCAGCCTCGCTGTTCCAGATGACCGGCTGGACCGACCAGACCCAGGTGCCGGAAATCGTGGTCGTCAGCGTGATCCAGGGTTTTGGCTTCGGCCTCGTCTTCGTGCCGCTCTCGACGGTCGCATTCCTGACGTTGCCGAACCACTTGCGCACCGACGGCACCTCGATGCTCACGTTGTTGCGCAACGTCGCGAGCTCGGTCGGCATCTCCATCGTGATCGCGCAGCTGACGCAGGGCACGCGCAGGACCTACGCAATCCTGTCCGAGCACATCAATCCTTTCAACCACGCGCTGCAGATGCCCGACGTGCGCGGCATGATCAACCTCTCCTCCGACGCCGGCCGCGCCATGGCCGACCGGATGGTCAGCGTGCAGGCGCAGATCATCGCGTTCGCGCACGACTACATGCTGGTGATGGTCTTCATCCTCTGCACTATCCCGCTCGCCCTGATGATCGGCTCGACCAAGGCCACCCTGCGCAAGCAGTCGGCCGGGCCGGAACATGCGGTGATGGAGTAG
- a CDS encoding phosphotransferase family protein, translating to MARDRGIVTFMTPPQLPEVVEPARLTAALRRGGVLDAGAVREVKVLHQRDTVVSHIVRLGLRYVGDPGGAPQSLILKTAQAAFSRTPADRGEHEVAFYTQLAPYMPPGLVPRCFDGHFDEASGAWHLLLEDLTDSHELATVPTLPPSRHQAMAIVTALARMHAVWWDHPNLGETFGTWASPEDSAARMETFAGHYDRFADQLGDRLSEERRILYRRLIEQSARLSQRYHSRRHVSIAHGDAHTWNFLLPRAGIVDTVRIFDFDLWGINVPTSDLAYMMAIQWYPERRQALERALLNRYHETLLAHGVAGYTRGALDQDYRWSVLWHITKPVWQWSINLPPGIWWNNLERVMMAVEDLGCEELL from the coding sequence ATGGCGCGGGACAGGGGCATCGTGACTTTCATGACACCTCCACAACTGCCTGAAGTCGTCGAGCCCGCCCGATTGACGGCGGCGCTGCGCAGGGGCGGCGTGCTGGATGCCGGCGCCGTCCGCGAAGTGAAGGTGCTGCATCAGCGCGACACCGTTGTGTCACACATTGTCCGTCTCGGCCTGCGCTACGTCGGTGACCCCGGCGGCGCCCCCCAATCGCTGATCCTGAAGACGGCGCAAGCGGCTTTCTCCAGGACACCTGCAGATCGCGGCGAGCACGAGGTGGCCTTTTACACGCAGCTCGCGCCGTATATGCCGCCGGGGCTCGTGCCGCGCTGCTTCGACGGACATTTCGACGAGGCGAGCGGGGCCTGGCATCTCCTGCTCGAAGACCTCACCGACAGCCATGAGCTCGCGACCGTGCCGACGCTGCCGCCGTCGCGCCATCAGGCAATGGCTATCGTCACGGCACTGGCGCGCATGCATGCAGTGTGGTGGGATCATCCCAACCTCGGCGAGACCTTCGGCACCTGGGCGAGTCCCGAAGATAGCGCGGCGCGCATGGAGACTTTCGCCGGTCATTATGACCGCTTCGCCGATCAGCTCGGCGATCGCCTCAGTGAGGAACGACGCATACTGTATCGCCGTCTTATCGAGCAGTCGGCCCGGCTGTCGCAGCGCTATCATTCGCGCCGTCATGTCAGCATCGCCCATGGTGACGCCCACACTTGGAACTTCCTGCTGCCTCGCGCCGGAATTGTCGACACCGTGCGTATCTTCGATTTCGACCTTTGGGGCATCAATGTGCCCACCAGCGATCTCGCCTACATGATGGCGATCCAATGGTATCCGGAGCGCCGGCAGGCGCTTGAGCGGGCGCTCCTCAATCGCTACCACGAGACACTGCTCGCACACGGTGTGGCCGGCTACACGCGCGGCGCGCTCGATCAGGATTATCGCTGGTCGGTGCTCTGGCACATCACCAAGCCGGTCTGGCAATGGAGCATCAACCTCCCGCCGGGGATCTGGTGGAACAATCTGGAGCGGGTGATGATGGCGGTCGAGGATCTAGGCTGCGAGGAGCTGTTGTAG
- a CDS encoding methyl-accepting chemotaxis protein has protein sequence MKIRLSLSSAIIAFGVALAIGFTAVVLTSLYAVRELKVGGPLYADIKLGNDLIADILPPPEYVIEAYLEATLAMREPDQLAAHSERLVQLRKDYDERKAFWVTSSLAADLKTALVSKSDAEVQKFWKLLSDQLLPALKNKDMAAAERAYAQVKDAYTAHRAVIDSIVESANKQNADMEKLAAERDTSILYILLGVSAAVLAFIAAGLLGVALGVVRPIVRMTGAMQKLATGDLSADIPFAHRQDEVGSMAGALLVFKEAAVENSRLREEQLRKDQEAATAKRGALHQMAETVERETGRSVDTASAATQGVERAASSLSEIARSLSSESQAVAAASTQALGSSQTVSAAAEELSASIREIAGQVARTSTVTKSAVAGREQARSTIQALAGSVKKIAEVSDLIGGIAGQTNLLALNATIEAARAGEAGRGFAVVAAEVKSLSDQTAKSTEEIGRLIAEIQASTQAAVDAVETMGGHIVEIDGVATSVAVAMEQQDAATREIARSISESASAAKEVSAKIGNVSRDAASVNERAAEVRQTIAGMAANLESLRSVVVRTVRDSTAAA, from the coding sequence ATGAAAATTCGCCTTTCGCTGTCTTCCGCGATCATCGCGTTCGGCGTCGCTCTCGCCATCGGCTTCACGGCTGTTGTCCTGACCAGCCTGTACGCGGTGCGTGAGCTCAAGGTCGGCGGGCCTCTCTATGCCGACATCAAGCTCGGCAACGACCTCATCGCGGACATCCTGCCGCCGCCCGAATATGTCATCGAGGCCTATCTCGAAGCGACCCTCGCCATGCGCGAGCCGGACCAGCTGGCGGCTCACAGCGAGCGCCTGGTCCAGCTCCGCAAGGATTACGACGAGCGCAAGGCATTCTGGGTCACGTCAAGCCTGGCCGCCGACCTGAAAACCGCGCTGGTGTCGAAATCGGACGCCGAGGTGCAGAAGTTCTGGAAGCTCCTTTCCGACCAGCTCCTTCCGGCCTTGAAGAACAAGGATATGGCCGCGGCCGAACGCGCCTATGCGCAGGTCAAGGACGCCTACACCGCACATCGCGCCGTCATCGACAGCATCGTCGAGAGCGCCAACAAGCAGAATGCCGACATGGAGAAGCTGGCCGCGGAACGCGACACCTCCATCCTCTACATCCTGCTCGGTGTTTCTGCTGCCGTCCTGGCCTTCATCGCCGCCGGCCTGCTCGGCGTCGCGCTTGGCGTGGTGCGCCCGATCGTGCGCATGACCGGCGCCATGCAGAAGCTAGCGACCGGTGACCTCTCCGCCGACATTCCCTTCGCGCATCGCCAGGACGAGGTCGGCTCGATGGCCGGCGCGCTGCTGGTGTTCAAGGAGGCCGCGGTCGAGAATTCTCGCCTGCGCGAGGAGCAATTGCGGAAGGACCAGGAGGCCGCGACGGCCAAGCGCGGCGCCCTGCACCAGATGGCCGAGACCGTCGAGCGCGAGACCGGCCGCTCCGTCGACACCGCGAGCGCAGCGACGCAAGGGGTGGAACGCGCCGCCTCCAGCCTGTCCGAGATCGCCCGGTCGCTGTCCTCGGAGTCCCAGGCGGTTGCCGCGGCTTCCACCCAAGCGCTCGGCAGCTCGCAGACCGTCTCGGCCGCCGCCGAAGAGCTGAGCGCCTCGATCCGCGAGATTGCCGGCCAAGTCGCGCGGACCAGCACGGTCACCAAATCCGCAGTCGCCGGCCGCGAGCAGGCACGTTCGACCATCCAGGCGCTGGCCGGATCGGTGAAGAAGATCGCCGAGGTCTCCGACCTGATCGGCGGCATCGCCGGCCAGACCAACCTGCTGGCGCTCAACGCCACGATCGAGGCGGCGCGTGCCGGCGAGGCCGGGCGCGGCTTTGCGGTGGTCGCTGCGGAGGTGAAATCGCTGTCCGATCAGACCGCCAAATCCACCGAGGAGATCGGGCGGCTGATTGCGGAGATTCAGGCTTCGACGCAGGCCGCGGTCGATGCCGTCGAGACCATGGGCGGCCACATCGTCGAGATCGACGGCGTGGCGACGTCGGTTGCGGTCGCGATGGAACAGCAGGACGCAGCGACGCGCGAGATCGCGCGGTCGATCTCCGAATCGGCCTCTGCCGCGAAGGAGGTCTCGGCCAAGATCGGCAATGTCAGCCGCGATGCGGCCTCCGTGAACGAGCGCGCCGCGGAGGTGCGACAGACGATTGCGGGCATGGCGGCCAATCTGGAATCGTTGCGGTCCGTCGTGGTCCGGACCGTGCGCGACTCGACCGCCGCCGCTTGA
- the pcaG gene encoding protocatechuate 3,4-dioxygenase subunit alpha — MKSSGITPSQTVGPFFKYGLTPNGEYAWNDAFTNSTLTPDVTGDRVRIEGRVFDGDGVAVPDVMLEIWQADAQGRFADPQDKRALPNASFRGFARCGTDKDGHYSFETVKPGTVPDPDGKPQAPHIVLAVFGRGMLRHLYTRIYFSDEAGNAADPVLAVVPADRRATVIATREAGKPVYRLDLRLQGGDETVFFDV; from the coding sequence TTGAAGTCCAGCGGGATCACACCGTCGCAGACCGTCGGTCCGTTCTTCAAATACGGCCTGACGCCGAATGGCGAGTACGCCTGGAACGACGCTTTCACCAACTCGACGCTTACGCCTGACGTCACGGGCGATCGTGTCCGCATCGAGGGCCGCGTGTTCGACGGCGACGGCGTCGCCGTGCCTGACGTCATGCTGGAGATCTGGCAGGCGGACGCGCAAGGGCGCTTTGCCGACCCGCAGGACAAGCGCGCGCTGCCGAACGCCAGCTTCCGCGGCTTCGCCCGCTGCGGCACCGACAAGGACGGCCATTATTCCTTCGAGACCGTCAAGCCGGGCACCGTGCCCGATCCCGACGGCAAGCCGCAGGCGCCGCACATCGTTCTTGCGGTGTTCGGCCGCGGCATGCTGCGGCATCTCTACACCCGCATCTATTTCAGCGACGAAGCCGGCAACGCCGCCGATCCCGTGCTGGCGGTGGTGCCCGCCGACCGCCGCGCCACGGTGATCGCGACGCGTGAAGCCGGCAAGCCGGTCTATCGGCTCGACCTGCGCTTGCAGGGCGGCGACGAGACGGTGTTCTTCGACGTCTGA
- the pcaH gene encoding protocatechuate 3,4-dioxygenase subunit beta has protein sequence MTFIYPTDSNKAHPLPLSPEYKSSIKRAPNKPLIPMRHTLSELTGPVYGHETVRDGDNDLTTQHTGEPIGERIIVHGHVRDEDGRGVPNSLVEIWQANSCGRYVHVRDQHPAPLDPNFTGAGRTVSDAAGYYRFVTIKPGAYPWGNHHNAWRPAHIHLSVFGYSFVTRLVTQMYFPNDPLFPFDPIFNSVPDEKARARMVSSFDLENTKPEWALCYRFDIVLRGKNATPMENH, from the coding sequence ATGACATTCATCTACCCCACGGACAGCAACAAGGCGCATCCGCTACCGCTGTCGCCCGAATACAAGAGCTCGATCAAGCGAGCGCCGAACAAGCCGCTGATCCCGATGCGCCACACGCTGTCGGAGCTGACCGGTCCGGTCTATGGTCACGAGACCGTGCGCGACGGCGACAATGATCTCACCACCCAGCACACCGGCGAGCCGATCGGCGAGCGCATCATCGTTCACGGCCATGTGCGCGACGAGGACGGTCGCGGCGTGCCGAACTCGCTGGTCGAGATCTGGCAGGCCAATTCCTGCGGCCGCTACGTCCATGTCCGCGACCAGCACCCGGCGCCGCTCGATCCTAACTTCACGGGCGCGGGCCGCACCGTGAGCGATGCCGCCGGCTACTATCGTTTTGTTACGATCAAGCCCGGCGCCTATCCGTGGGGCAATCATCACAATGCCTGGCGTCCCGCGCACATCCATCTCTCGGTGTTCGGCTATTCCTTCGTCACGCGCCTCGTGACGCAGATGTATTTCCCGAACGACCCGCTGTTCCCGTTCGATCCGATCTTCAACTCGGTGCCGGACGAAAAGGCGCGGGCGCGCATGGTCTCGTCGTTCGATTTGGAGAACACCAAGCCCGAATGGGCGCTGTGCTATCGCTTCGACATCGTGCTGCGCGGCAAGAACGCCACCCCCATGGAGAACCACTAA
- the pcaF gene encoding 3-oxoadipyl-CoA thiolase, with amino-acid sequence MRDVFICDAVRTPIGRFGGSLAKVRADDLAAAPIKALMARHPNLDWAQVDEVFFGCANQAGEDNRNVARMALLLAGLPDSVPGQTLNRLCASGLDAVGAAGRAIRSGEIELAIAGGVESMTRAPFVMGKAQEAFSRSAEIFDTTIGWRFINPLLKAQYGVDAMPETGENVAEEFQVSRADQDAFAIRSQQRAGAAIAAGYFAEEIIPIIIPGGKAGPVTIDKDEHPRPETTLEALAKLKPIVRNPGTVTAGNASGVNDGAAAMILASEAAVKKHGLTPRARILGLASAGVPPRIMGIGPVPATRKLMERLGKKISDFDLIELNEAFASQGIACMRQLGVADDADFVNPHGGAIALGHPLGMSGARLALTAVHGLEKRGGKLALATMCVGVGQGVAVAIEKLN; translated from the coding sequence ATGCGTGACGTCTTTATCTGCGATGCCGTGCGGACCCCGATCGGCCGCTTCGGCGGCTCGCTCGCCAAGGTGCGTGCCGACGACCTCGCCGCCGCCCCGATCAAGGCGCTGATGGCCAGGCACCCCAATCTCGACTGGGCGCAGGTGGACGAAGTCTTCTTCGGTTGCGCCAACCAGGCCGGCGAGGACAACCGCAACGTCGCGCGCATGGCACTGCTGCTGGCGGGCCTGCCCGACTCGGTTCCCGGCCAGACCCTGAACCGGCTCTGTGCCTCCGGTCTCGATGCGGTCGGTGCGGCGGGGCGCGCCATCCGTTCCGGCGAGATCGAGCTTGCGATCGCGGGCGGCGTCGAATCCATGACCCGCGCTCCCTTCGTGATGGGCAAGGCGCAGGAAGCTTTTTCGCGCTCCGCCGAAATCTTCGACACCACCATCGGCTGGCGCTTCATCAATCCACTGCTGAAGGCGCAGTACGGCGTGGATGCGATGCCGGAGACCGGGGAGAACGTCGCCGAGGAATTCCAGGTCTCGCGCGCCGATCAGGACGCCTTCGCCATCCGCTCGCAGCAGCGCGCAGGAGCCGCGATCGCCGCCGGATACTTCGCCGAGGAAATCATCCCGATCATTATTCCCGGCGGCAAGGCAGGCCCTGTTACGATCGACAAGGACGAGCATCCGCGCCCTGAGACGACGCTGGAGGCTCTCGCCAAGTTGAAGCCGATCGTGCGCAATCCCGGCACGGTGACCGCCGGCAACGCCTCCGGCGTCAATGACGGAGCCGCCGCGATGATCCTCGCCTCGGAAGCCGCCGTGAAGAAGCATGGCCTCACGCCGCGCGCCCGCATTCTCGGCCTCGCCTCGGCCGGCGTGCCGCCGCGCATCATGGGCATCGGGCCGGTGCCCGCGACCCGCAAGCTGATGGAGCGGCTCGGCAAGAAGATCAGTGACTTCGACCTGATCGAGCTGAACGAGGCCTTCGCCTCGCAGGGTATCGCCTGCATGCGCCAACTCGGCGTCGCCGACGATGCCGATTTCGTCAATCCGCATGGCGGCGCCATCGCGCTCGGCCATCCCCTCGGCATGAGCGGCGCCCGCCTCGCGCTCACCGCCGTGCACGGCCTGGAAAAGCGCGGCGGCAAGCTCGCGCTCGCCACCATGTGCGTCGGCGTCGGCCAGGGCGTTGCGGTTGCGATCGAGAAGCTGAACTGA